A window of Tripterygium wilfordii isolate XIE 37 chromosome 7, ASM1340144v1, whole genome shotgun sequence contains these coding sequences:
- the LOC120001511 gene encoding protein DYAD-like gives MLSRSLRYFFSQSFWLLAHGITCLLMSASRKGAPESYASCERLNETSKRGACWSELRRTDMAQWGVCRRFRVVCKDNENNTQLSSTVVKEECGKDDETVPAGSFVTPETRKRKRVTPSLQNELSMGIGEAKPNQIAGKDAKQRLGSSFHKRKQTKPRGAIDRWSTERYKMAEQSMFEVMKAEGAVFENPIPRAALRLAARKRIGDTGLLDHLLKHIEGHVAPGGSERFRRCYNTKGVMEYWLESADLVKAGGPDSKRFPPSFDKPVGGPFHDPICAGQVELLQAEVAKLKRDMKELSSKNQEQDHANSVEDMHKDFVKLEAITSKRLMEISTSLSGMQDMYRDLVVWKDRIEQQVTDISTTVNSLQASNQHTSVVPTSEGWEEWLESTNLDNIPGYEFTSWIESTDLINIGSETALQPPCSSTPQTYLKPVDGPSQDFVCIGVPEEEMAWKRDGLELGHQRVEEDHATVTPDSSVTANSKIDLDTSCLLFQEMLTELVKWKANMEQRLLEISSSVTAMQASK, from the exons gtattttttttcacaatCTTTCTGGCTCTTAGCCCATGGGATCACGTGTTTGTTGATGTCTGCGTCACGAAAGG GTGCTCCAGAATCATATGCAAGTTGTGAGAGACTGAATGAAACAAGTAAAAGGGGAGCGTGTTGGTCAGAGCTAAGACGCACTGACATGGCGCAGTGGGGTGTCTGCCGGCGATTCAGAGTGGTTTGCAAGGATAATGAAAATAATACTCAACTCTCATCCACCGTAGTTAAGGAAGAATGTGGAAAAGATGATGAAACTGTGCCAGCTGGGTCTTTTGTGACACCTGAGACCCGGAAGCGAAAACGTGTTACCCCCAGCCTTCAAAACGAATTAAGCATGGGGATAGGTGAAGCCAAGCCAAATCAAATAGCTGGAAAAGATGCAAAGCAGAGGCTTGGTAGCAGTTTCCATAAGCGTAAACAAACCAAGCCTAGGGGTGCTATAGACAGGTGGTCTACAGAAAG GTATAAAATGGCAGAGCAAAGTATGTTCGAGGTCATGAAAGCTGAAGGggctgtttttgaaaatcctatTCCCCGGGCAGCATTGCGATTGGCTGCTCGGAAACGCATCGGTGACACCGGACTGCTAGACCACCTACTGAAACATATTGAGGGTCACGTTGCACCAGGGGGTTCTGAGCGGTTTCGACGTTGTTACAATACTAAAGGAGTAATGGAGTATTGGCTGGAGAGTGCAGACTTAGTCAAGGCTGGGGGCCCAGATTCAAAAAGGTTTCCGCCATCTTTTGATAAACCTGTTGGTGGCCCCTTCCATGATCCCATTTGTGCAGGTCAAGTGGAGCTGCTTCAAGCTGAAGTGGCGAAATTGAAGAG GGATATGAAGGAGCTGTCATCCAAAAATCAAGAGCAAGATCATGCCAATTCAGTTGAG GATATGCACAAGGATTTTGTTAAATTGGAAGCTATTACCTCAAAACGTTTGATGGAGATTTCAACTTCATTGAGTGGTATGCAG GACATGTATAGGGATCTGGTAGTGTGGAAAGATAGAATCGAGCAACAGGTAACAGATATTTCAACTACGGTGAACAGTCTTCAAGCATCAAATCAGCACACTTCTGTGGTTCCAACTTCCGAAGGATGGGAAGAGTGGTTGGAGAGCACTAATTTGGATAATATTCCCGGGTATGAATTTACCTCTTGGATAGAGAGCACTGATCTGATTAATATTGGGAGTGAAACTGCGCTGCAACCGCCTTGCTCCTCGACCCCACAAACATATTTGAAGCCTGTTGATGGCCCCTCTCAAGACTTTGTTTGCATTGGAGTGCCAGAGGAAGAAATGGCCTGGAAGAG GGATGGCCTGGAGCTGGGACACCAAAGGGTAGAAGAAGACCATGCTACTGTAACCCCAGATTCTTCCGTTACTGCTAACTCGAAGATAGATCTTGATACTTCATGTCTTCTGTTTCAG GAAATGCTTACGGAGCTGGTGAAATGGAAAGCTAACATGGAACAAAGGCTACTGGAGATTTCAAGTTCCGTTACTGCAATGCAGGCCTCAAAGTAG
- the LOC120002487 gene encoding aspartic proteinase nepenthesin-1-like — protein MASNLSFSSVLLIVLLATAASFASSGCSTYVQALEPSKLRNNKGFRVKLEYVKYSGKNLSKLERVENWIKPRRHISLQKINGNLNKIFSPIRPGDELGELFMELSIGTPPKTHSMIMDTGSDFIWIGCDDDFNSVTKKKPNIFYPEDSLSYSELPCSSGLCQQLPGTICGLDSCEYNYSYGGGDYSIRGILARENLTFGDVTVPNIAFGCGADNTGDWVEPGSGIVGLGRGALSLVLQLKETKFGFCLPSMADTKSRGALLIGELESLNIERLSGVKTTPLITNQFEPSHYHLSLEGISIGKNKLPIKKSAFELNTEDGSGGLYIDSGTPITRLEKSAYGLVKEELIRRINLPVYESEESHLDFDLCFKLQQGMGWDEVEVPEFRFHFDGADLDLGRQNYMIEYKKEGLVCLAMLASHLRASIFGGVQQQNLLVIHNLEKETLSFVPTQCDQL, from the coding sequence ATGGCTTcaaatctttcattttcatCAGTCTTATTAATTGTACTGCTAGCAACAGCGGCGTCGTTTGCTTCTTCAGGTTGTTCAACGTATGTACAAGCATTAGAGCCATCAAAGCTACGTAACAATAAGGGGTTCCGAGTTAAGCTTGAGTACGTTAAATATTCAGGCAAGAACTTGAGCAAGTTGGAGCGAGTAGAAAATTGGATTAAGCCCAGACGACATATCAGCTTACAAAAGATTAATGgaaatttaaacaaaattttcagtcCAATTAGACCCGGGGATGAGTTGGGGGAGCTCTTCATGGAGCTATCAATTGGCACTCCGCCGAAGACTCACTCCATGATTATGGACACAGGGAGTGATTTTATATGGATCGGATGCGACGATGACTTTAACTCTGTTactaaaaaaaaacctaatatTTTTTATCCGGAAGATTCATTGAGCTACTCAGAGTTGCCATGCTCCAGTGGATTATGTCAACAACTTCCTGGTACAATATGTGGCCTTGACAGCTGCGAGTATAACTACAGTTATGGTGGTGGTGATTATTCCATACGCGGAATTCTGGCCCGCGAGAACTTAACGTTTGGTGATGTTACTGTTCCAAATATTGCGTTTGGCTGTGGAGCGGACAACACAGGAGATTGGGTCGAACCCGGAAGCGGCATCGTCGGCCTCGGTCGAGGAGCATTATCTCTTGTTTTGCAGCTCAAGGAGACTAAATTTGGTTTTTGCTTGCCATCTATGGCGGACACCAAAAGTCGTGGTGCACTTTTGATCGGTGAACTAGAAAGCTTGAATATTGAAAGACTAAGTGGAGTGAAAACGACACCTTTGATCACAAACCAATTCGAACCATCTCATTATCATCTTTCACTCGAAGGAATCTCAATTGGCAAGAATAAATTACCCATCAAGAAATCGGCTTTTGAACTTAATACAGAGGATGGCAGTGGTGGCTTGTATATCGACTCAGGCACACCGATAACACGTTTAGAGAAGAGTGCTTATGGTTTGGTAAAAGAGGAGTTGATAAGAAGAATTAATCTCCCTGTCTACGAATCCGAGGAGTCCCACCTGGATTTCGATCTCTGCTTCAAGTTGCAGCAAGGAATGGGATGGGATGAAGTGGAGGTGCCTGAGTTTAGATTTCATTTTGATGGAGCAGATTTGGATTTGGGGAGACAGAATTATATGATTGAATATAAGAAGGAAGGACTCGTGTGCTTGGCCATGCTTGCTTCGCATCTGAGGGCGTCTATATTTGGCGGTGTTCAACAGCAAAACTTGTTGGTGATCCACAATCTTGAGAAGGAGACATTGTCATTTGTTCCCACACAATGTGATCAATTGTGA
- the LOC120001248 gene encoding putative pentatricopeptide repeat-containing protein At5g08490, whose amino-acid sequence MPEPDANKLGIPKGFCLSQNHDFREFATILKSCAACSAIRWGKVLHSSIVKLGHLSCQYVSKPLLNVYAKCGALSDCQKLFGEMGNHDPVSWNIVLSGFAGVRTHDVEAMRMFCAMHVANEPKPTSITIAIILPVYARLGELCTGKSVHSYAIKSGLETHTLVGNALVSMYAKCGLVLNDSYAAFNSIGDKDVVSWNAIIAGFSENGLMEDAFRLFRLMLKGSTKPNYATIVNIIPVCSSFHKFFAYHFGKEIHGYILRRNELGTDGFVSNALMSFYLRVGRMEVAELLFQRINSKDLVSWNALIAGYASNGEWLKALELFRKLLSLKTIGPDSVTLVSILPACAHLHNLQVGKEIHGFVLRHPHLQDDTAVGNALVNFYAKCDKTEAAYHTFLMISKRDLISWNSMLDAFVESGLHTQFLDLLHRMLSQGISPDSITILSIICFCYTLLRTEKVKETHCYSIKAGLFLGDTEPTIGNAMLDAYAKCGNLDYAFKVFQSLSGMRNLVTFNSMISSYISYGSHDKAHTIFNEMSATDLTTYNLMVRVYAENDNPDQALNLFREMQARGMKPDAVSIVSVLPVCTQMASAHLLRQCHGYATRACLDDLCLKGAILDVYAKCGSVDCAHKLFQSSPQKDLVMFTAMVGGYAMHGMGKEALEVFSHMLEWGVKPDHVIITSVLSACSHAGLVNEGLDIFCSIEKTYGMKLTMEQYSCVVDLLARGGQVNDAYSLVSGMPIEANANVWGTLLGACRTHHEVELGRVVADRLFTMEANNIGNYVVMSNLYAAEAIWDRVMEIRKLIRTRDLKKPAGCSWIELEQKKNIFIAGDSSHPQRSIIYSTLSALDQQIKEPFQLKQQLNLLALGVS is encoded by the coding sequence ATGCCTGAACCAGATGCCAacaaattgggcattcctaaaggctTCTGTTTAAGCCAAAATCATGATTTCAGAGAATTCGCGACCATTCTCAAATCCTGTGCTGCCTGCTCGGCCATCAGATGGGGGAAGGTGCTTCATAGTAGCATTGTGAAATTGGGGCATTTGTCCTGCCAGTATGTGTCCAAACCACTGCTCAACGTGTATGCTAAATGTGGAGCTCTCAGTGACTGTCAAAAGCTATTTGGTGAAATGGGCAACCATGATCCTGTCAGTTGGAATATTGTCTTATCTGGGTTTGCTGGGGTGAGGACTCATGATGTTGAGGCAATGAGAATGTTTTGTGCAATGCACGTAGCCAATGAACCTAAGCCAACTTCTATCACCATTGCTATAATTTTGCCGGTATATGCTCGCTTGGGTGAGTTATGTACCGGGAAGAGTGTGCATTCTTATGCTATTAAATCTGGATTGGAAACCCATACACTTGTTGGAAATGCTCTTGTATCTATGTATGCTAAGTGTGGGCTGGTACTCAATGATTCATATGCAGCATTCAATAGCATTGGTGACAAGGACGTTGTTTCGTGGAACGCAATTATTGCAGGATTTTCTGAGAATGGTTTGATGGAAGATGCTTTCAGACTTTTCAGGTTGATGTTGAAGGGATCAACAAAACCAAACTATGCAACCATTGTCAATATTATACCTGTTTGTTCTTCTTTTCATAAGTTTTTTGCTTACCACTTTGGGAAAGAAATTCACGGCTATATCCTGCGGAGGAATGAGTTGGGAACAGATGGTTTTGTCTCCAATGCTTTGATGAGTTTTTACTTGAGAGTTGGAAGGATGGAAGTGGCTGAATTGttattccaaaggataaactcGAAAGATTTGGTTTCATGGAATGCTCTTATTGCAGGATATGCATCAAATGGTGAGTGGTTGAAAGCATTAGAGTTGTTTCGCAAATTACTTTCCCTAAAGACAATTGGCCCCGATTCTGTCACTCTTGTCAGCATTCTTCCTGCCTGTGCCCATTTACATAACTTGCAGGTCGGTAAAGAGATTCATGGCTTTGTTCTCCGACATCCACACCTACAAGATGACACTGCAGTGGGTAATGCCCTGGTCAATTTCTATGCAAAATGTGATAAAACAGAAGCAGCATATCATACTTTTTTGATGATTTCTAAAAGAGACTTGATATCATGGAACTCTATGCTTGATGCCTTCGTGGAGAGTGGACTTCATACTCAGTTTCTAGACTTATTACATCGGATGCTTAGTCAAGGAATTAGTCCCGATTCGATTACCATCTTATCAATAATCTGTTTCTGTTATACTTTGCTTAGAACTGAAAAGGTTAAAGAAACTCATTGCTATTCCATTAAGGCTGGCCTATTTCTAGGTGATACAGAACCAACTATAGGAAATGCAATGCTTGACGCATATGCCAAATGTGGAAACCTGGACTATGCATTCAAAGTCTTTCAAAGTTTATCAGGGATGAGGAATTTGGTCACTTTCAATTCGATGATATCAAGCTACATTAGTTATGGATCTCATGACAAGGCGCACACGATCTTTAATGAGATGTCTGCAACTGATCTCACCACTTATAATTTGATGGTCCGAGTTTATGCTGAAAATGATAATCCTGATCAAGCACTCAATCTCTTTCGTGAGATGCAAGCTCGAGGAATGAAGCCTGATGCAGTGTCTATTGTAAGTGTCCTTCCAGTGTGTACTCAGATGGCCTCAGCGCACTTGCTCAGGCAGTGTCATGGATATGCAACTAGAGCTTGTTTAGATGATCTGTGCTTAAAGGGAGCTATCTTGGATGTTTATGCAAAATGTGGCAGTGTAGATTGTGCTCATAAGCTTTTCCAATCAAGTCCTCAAAAGGATTTGGTTATGTTCACAGCAATGGTGGGTGGGTATGCCATGCATGGTATGGGGAAGGAAGCACTAGAGGTTTTCTCTCATATGCTCGAATGGGGTGTAAAGCCAGATCATGTCATCATCACTTCTGTTTTATCTGCTTGCAGTCATGCTGGCCTTGTCAATGAAGGTTTGGACATTTTCTGTTCAATAGAGAAGACCTATGGGATGAAACTGACCATGGAGCAGTACTCCTGTGTGGTAGATCTCCTTGCACGTGGAGGTCAAGTCAATGATGCATATTCTTTGGTGTCTGGAATGCCCATTGAAGCTAATGCAAATGTATGGGGAACATTGCTTGGTGCTTGTAGAACCCATCACGAGGTGGAATTAGGACGTGTTGTGGCAGATCGCTTGTTCACTATGGAAGCAAATAACATTGGCAATTATGTAGTCATGTCAAATTTATATGCAGCAGAAGCTATATGGGATCGGGTCATGGAGATTAGAAAACTGATAAGGACAAGAGATCTAAAGAAGCCTGCAGGATGCAGTTGGATTGAACTGGAACAGAAAAAGAATATCTTCATAGCTGGAGACTCATCTCACCCTCAAAGGAGTATTATTTATAGTACATTAAGTGCCTTGGATCAACAGATCAAGGAGCCTTTCCAACTGAAGCAACAGTTGAACTTACTGGCATTGGGAGTGTCATAA
- the LOC120001251 gene encoding VQ motif-containing protein 31-like gives MFMEKQTIQEAGSCKPLTTFVQTDTVAFREVVQRLTGPSEGDAAQGAVTKATGIKRQTTKLHERRQYMRPKLEIVKPPVNFKPSSSPSISGIAGFLPSPVGTPSTIFSKLSIQEEENKLESAIPNLNGEEEEKAIKERRFYLHPSPRSRPGYTEPELLPLFPLTSPKTSDKR, from the coding sequence ATGTTCATGGAGAAGCAGACGATCCAAGAAGCAGGCAGTTGTAAACCCTTAACCACCTTTGTGCAAACAGACACAGTTGCTTTCCGAGAGGTCGTGCAGCGATTAACAGGACCATCAGAGGGTGATGCAGCACAAGGAGCAGTGACAAAGGCCACAGGCATTAAGAGGCAAACCACCAAACTCCATGAAAGAAGGCAATACATGAGGCCAAAGCTTGAGATAGTCAAACCTCCTGTCAATTTTAAGCCTTCCAGTTCTCCAAGCATATCAGGGATTGCTGGTTTTCTCCCGAGCCCTGTAGGTACCCCATCCACAATTTTCTCAAAACTGTccatacaagaagaagaaaacaaacttgagtcagcaattccaaatttaaatggtgaggaagaagagaaagccATCAAAGAGAGGCGATTTTACTTGCATCCATCACCTCGATCCAGACCAGGATACACTGAACCCGAGTTACTTCCCTTGTTTCCATTAACATCCCCTAAAACAAGTGACAAACGATGA
- the LOC120001250 gene encoding uncharacterized protein LOC120001250, whose protein sequence is MYIEEETMGSQDFSFPKVINSTPQLFTFSPSLWRASSSVFPSFDDNFFDNREREADLGRNPSFSCPETSEEEEEEEDKMDVLWEDFNDKELQRVCSRERNKSRGAKTEENVNGREDDNKVVKICCVKMHKRGTAIQPHHQHKRKNMGVAVKVLIRKIFSTDKKSSRRFNNKYCLWASKSRI, encoded by the coding sequence ATGTacattgaagaagaaacaatgGGGTCACAAGACTTCAGCTTCCCAAAAGTCATAAATTCCACTCCTCAACTCTTCACATTCTCACCATCACTATGGCGTGCATCTTCCTCTGTTTTTCCATCTTTCGACGATAATTTCTTCGACAATAGAGAAAGAGAAGCAGATCTTGGAAGGAATCCCAGCTTCTCCTGCCCAGAAACtagtgaggaggaggaggaggaggaggacaaGATGGACGTGTTGTGGGAGGACTTTAATGACAAGGAACTACAAAGGGTTtgttctagagagagaaacaagagcAGAGGAGCAAAAACAGAGGAGAACGTGAATGGGAGAGAAGATGATAATAAGGTTGTGAAGATTTGTTGTGTGAAGATGCACAAGAGAGGTACTGCCATACAACCTCATCATCAACACAAGAGAAAAAACATGGGGGTGGCTGTGAAGGTTCTGATAAGGAAGATTTTCTCTactgataagaaatcttcaaggagaTTCAACAACAAGTACTGTTTATGGGCATCAAAGTCTAGGATTTGA